Genomic segment of Pacificitalea manganoxidans:
ACCGCAGTCCCCTAGCGCGGCGCGACCCGTTTCCTGCGGTTTGCACCGGTGCGAACCGGCGGGCGGCTTGTGCGCCCCGCAAACCCGTGCCAACAAGCCGCATGACCCCGCAATTGCCCTATGCCGACATTGTCGAGATCTTCCGCCGCTTCCACGAGGCCGAGCCCGAGCCGAAAGGCGAGCTGGACCACGTCAACGCCTATACGCTTGTCGTGGCGGTGGCGCTGTCGGCGCAGGCGACGGATGCCGGGGTGAACCGTGCCACGCGCGAACTGTTCAAGATCGCCGACACCCCGGAAAAGATGCTGGAATTGGGCGAAGAAGGCCTGATCGAGCATATCAAGACCATCGGGCTCTACCGCAACAAGGCCAAGAACGTGATCAAGCTGTCGCGCATTCTGGTCGAGGAACACGGCGGCGTCGTGCCTTCGAGCCGCGCGGCGCTTCAGGCGCTGCCGGGTGTGGGGCGCAAAACCGCGAATGTGGTGCTCAACATGTGGTGGGGCTATCCAGCGCAGGCGGTCGATACCCATATTTTCCGTGTGGCCAACCGCACCGGGCTGGCACCGGGCCGCGATGTCGTCGCCGTCGAGCGCAACGTCGAGGATCAGGTGCCCGCCGAATACCAGCATCACGCCCATCACTGGCTGATCCTACATGGTCGATACCACTGCAAGGCGCGCAAGCCGCAATGCCCGACCTGCCTGATCCGCGACATCTGCCTATTCGAGGACAAGACCCAATGAGTGACAAGACCTACCGCGTCGTCGGCATCGGCAATGCCATCGTCGATGTGCTGACCCAGTGTGACGACAGCTTTCTGGACCTGATGGGTATCCAGAAAGGGATCATGCAACTGGTCGAGCGCGAGCGCGGCGAAATGCTGTATGGCGCGATGACGGAGCGGCGTCAGGCCGCGGGCGGCTCGGTCGCCAACACGCTGGCCGGTCTGGGCAATCTGGGTCTGAAAACCGGCTTTATCGGGCGGGTGGCCGACGACGCGCTAGGGCAGTTCTACGCCAAAAGCATGAACGAGGGCGGCACCGATTTCGTCAACGCGCCGGTCGCATCTGCCGAACTGCCGACCTCGCGCTCGATGATCTTCGTCTCTGGCGATGGCGAGCGGTCGATGAACACCTATCTGGGCATTTCCGCCGATCTGGGGCCCGATGACGTGACCGATGCGGTCGCCGGCGGCACGGAGATCCTGTTCCTCGAGGGCTATCTCTACGACAAACCGCAGGGGAAAGCCGCGTTCGAGCGAGCGGCTGCGGTCTGCCGCGCGGCAGGCGGGCAGGCGGGCATCGCCCTGTCCGACCCCTTCTGCGCCACGCGCCACCGCGAGGATTTCCAGCGTTTGGTGGGGGAGCTGGATTACGTCATCGGCAACGGGCACGAATGGGCCGCGCTCTATGACTGCGATCTGGAAACCGCGCTGAACCGCGCGGCGAAGGACACCCGGCTGGCGGTCTGCACCCGGTCCGGCGACGACGTGCTGCTGATCCGGGGGGAGGAACGGATTTCCGTGCCCGTCACCCGTCAAGTGCCCGTCGATGCGACCGGCGCGGGCGATCAGTTCGCGGCAGGGTTCCTTTACGGGCTGGCCACCGGGCAGCCTCTGGCCACCTGCGGGCGCATGGGCTGCGTCGCCGCCACCGAGGTGATCGGCCATTTCGGCGCGCGCCCTGAGACCAGCCTTGCGGATCTGTTTCGCGCCGAAGGTCTTATCTGAACCGACAGCGGACCGGGGCCGCGGGATCAATCGATCTCGCGCGCCTCGTCCACGAGCATCACGGGGATGCCGTTGCGGATCGGGTAGGCCAGATGCGCGGCGCGGGAAATCAGCTCCTGCGCGTCGGCATCATAGATCAGCACTTGCTGCGTGCGCGGGCAGACGAGGCTTTCCAGCATACGGCGGTCGAATTTCGGCACGCCATCGGGATGATGCTCCGGGGAGGGGCTGGGGCCCGCTGCGTCGTGGTCGTTCATTGCAGTCTTTCCTCATCACCGCCCCGCAGGGCAAACTCCAACAGGGTAATCAGCGTCTCGCGACGTGTCACCAGGTCGGGGGCCTCCAGCAGTGCCTGTTTGTCTTCCACATCGAAGGGGCACAGCATCGAGATGGAGTTGATCAGCAACTCCTCGTCGGCCTCGTGCAGGCTGTCCCAGTCGGTGTTGAGCTCCTGCGCCGCAAAATAGCGCCCGAGCAGGCCAAGGAAAGCGTCGCGATCCAAGTCGGGGTCATGCTCCGTCCGGCCCAGATCGCGGTCGAACCCGGCCCAATCTGCATCGGCCTTCAGATAGGGGGCGAAGCCTTCGACCTCGCGCAGCATGCGAAATCGCGAAATGCCGCTCAGCGTAATCATATAGCGGCCATCTTCGGTTTCGGAAAACCCGGTGACGCGCCCGGCGCAGCCGATCCGGTGCAGGCGGTTTTTCCGGCCCTCCGGGGTCTGGAGGGGCTGCACCATGCCGATCAGCCGGTGGCTGGTTTTCAGCGTGTCGTCGAGCATGGCCAGATAGCGCGGCTCGAAAATATGCAACGGCAGCCGCGCGCGCGGCAAAAGCAGCGCACCGGGAAGGGGAAAGACCGGGATCGACGCCGGCAGGTCAGCAGCGGAAAACATGAGGCAGAACTAGCCCGCCCCCCACGCACGACAACGGCGCAGGAGGCGGGTTGCGTCAGGTTCAGACGAAGATCATCGAGGACAGCTTCCGCCGTCCCTTCAGAACAACCGGATCCTGCGGTTTGAGCGCGTCGAAAATGGTGAAAAGCTGGGTCTTCGCGGCGGCATCGTTCCACTCGCGATCCCGGCGGAACACCTCCAGCAACTGATCCACGGCCTCTTCGACCTGACCGTTGGCATGGAGCGCCTGTGCGTAGTCGTACCGCGCCTGCAAATCGGCAGGATCGGCGTCGACGCGGGCCTGAAGCTCGGCCGTGGGACCGGCGTTCTCGGCCTGACGCAGCAGGGCGATTTGGGCGCGCGCTGCTTCGACATCGGCACTGCCGGAAATCGCGGCCGGGGCGTCCTGCACCAATGCCTCGGCTTGCTCGATCTGACCTTGTGCCAGATGGGCGCGGATCAGACCGCCATAGGCGGCGGCATTGGCGGGATCTTCTTCGAGGATCGCGGCAAAGGTTTCAGCGGCGTCGGCGGCTTCGCCTTCGGCCAGCATCGCCTCGGCGGCTTCGATCGCGTCGGCCAGACCGCCGTCACCGGCCAGCGCGGCGACACGCTCGACAAAGGCCGTGATCTCCCCCGGGGACACCGCGCCCTGAAACCCATCGACGGGCTGACCCTGATGGAAGGCATAGACGGTCGGGATAGATTGGATGCGCAGTTGGGCCGCGACCTGCTGGTTTTGGTCCACGTCGATTTTGACCATGCGGACCTTGCCCTTGGCGGCGGTGACCGCCGCTTCGAGCGCGGGGCCCAGCGTCTTGCACGGGCCGCACCACGGGGCCCAGAAATCGACGATGACGGGCACCTCCTGCGACGCTTCGACCACATCGGCCATGAAGGTCGCTTCGGTGCCGTCCTTGATCAGGTCGGTCTGCGCGCCGCCGGGGGCGGACGCGGCGGGGCTTTGGCCGAATTCCAGCATCAGA
This window contains:
- the nth gene encoding endonuclease III, with the translated sequence MTPQLPYADIVEIFRRFHEAEPEPKGELDHVNAYTLVVAVALSAQATDAGVNRATRELFKIADTPEKMLELGEEGLIEHIKTIGLYRNKAKNVIKLSRILVEEHGGVVPSSRAALQALPGVGRKTANVVLNMWWGYPAQAVDTHIFRVANRTGLAPGRDVVAVERNVEDQVPAEYQHHAHHWLILHGRYHCKARKPQCPTCLIRDICLFEDKTQ
- a CDS encoding adenosine kinase, with protein sequence MSDKTYRVVGIGNAIVDVLTQCDDSFLDLMGIQKGIMQLVERERGEMLYGAMTERRQAAGGSVANTLAGLGNLGLKTGFIGRVADDALGQFYAKSMNEGGTDFVNAPVASAELPTSRSMIFVSGDGERSMNTYLGISADLGPDDVTDAVAGGTEILFLEGYLYDKPQGKAAFERAAAVCRAAGGQAGIALSDPFCATRHREDFQRLVGELDYVIGNGHEWAALYDCDLETALNRAAKDTRLAVCTRSGDDVLLIRGEERISVPVTRQVPVDATGAGDQFAAGFLYGLATGQPLATCGRMGCVAATEVIGHFGARPETSLADLFRAEGLI
- a CDS encoding Trm112 family protein, whose protein sequence is MNDHDAAGPSPSPEHHPDGVPKFDRRMLESLVCPRTQQVLIYDADAQELISRAAHLAYPIRNGIPVMLVDEAREID
- a CDS encoding LON peptidase substrate-binding domain-containing protein, whose amino-acid sequence is MFSAADLPASIPVFPLPGALLLPRARLPLHIFEPRYLAMLDDTLKTSHRLIGMVQPLQTPEGRKNRLHRIGCAGRVTGFSETEDGRYMITLSGISRFRMLREVEGFAPYLKADADWAGFDRDLGRTEHDPDLDRDAFLGLLGRYFAAQELNTDWDSLHEADEELLINSISMLCPFDVEDKQALLEAPDLVTRRETLITLLEFALRGGDEERLQ
- the trxA gene encoding thioredoxin, which encodes MLEFGQSPAASAPGGAQTDLIKDGTEATFMADVVEASQEVPVIVDFWAPWCGPCKTLGPALEAAVTAAKGKVRMVKIDVDQNQQVAAQLRIQSIPTVYAFHQGQPVDGFQGAVSPGEITAFVERVAALAGDGGLADAIEAAEAMLAEGEAADAAETFAAILEEDPANAAAYGGLIRAHLAQGQIEQAEALVQDAPAAISGSADVEAARAQIALLRQAENAGPTAELQARVDADPADLQARYDYAQALHANGQVEEAVDQLLEVFRRDREWNDAAAKTQLFTIFDALKPQDPVVLKGRRKLSSMIFV